From Humisphaera borealis, the proteins below share one genomic window:
- the nuoL gene encoding NADH-quinone oxidoreductase subunit L: MPTPATILLIAALLPLASFVLLLFVGNRMGTPVLRMGTALAGWVATVAIGGSFVCSLVALYHWYGGGSQPAISWGYGKRAINISTGWLPTGPQDVAATAAVDHPGWLDVGIYIDGLTISMFLMVTLVALMVHIFSIGYMRGDIRFPRFFTYLSLFCASMLGLLLSSTLLQLFMFWELVGLCSYLLIGFWFERKSAARAALKAFVVNRIGDFAFLVGFGLLFYWVGNASLPYLWANFGSAGQGGDVTLLAGGVVPASAMTVIGVCLFFGAVGKSAQFPLHTWLPDAMEGPTPVSALIHAATMVAAGVYLMGRMFPLLTPDARLFIAIIGCITLLIGGLVAIVQTDIKRILAYSTISQLGYMMLAIGVGSWVGGLFHLITHAFFKALLFLGAGSVIHAAHHEQDIRQYGGLWHRIPVTAAALLIGVFAIAGAGVHLGGFEAGLSGYYSKTNILTDAAGFAILAGDAGRSSGYWLLFGVPAAMAFVTPFYMTRLWVLTFLGKPRNELLHEKAHESPMMYVPLLGLAAMSCIAGSELGVPDLLQKSIGESSAEVNRLTDRVAIARHAPADTRPTDTRAPNFGGWSTAWRPMQAVASPRRSTESVELSTDIAPSPTTMSVAESARDRARGLESRAAGWAWAIGIIVALVLYRLCPHWASRLSRIPPVSWIHAWLKHAMYFDELYDILFVRPIRFMASFAGWLDRTLVDGTVNLVASSTIRLSRVVGWHDRRIVDGAVSGVAQAAWEIGVAARMPQTGRIRFYVSALMLVIVIGLAVTVAVMMLR, encoded by the coding sequence TTGCCCACTCCAGCAACCATCCTCCTGATCGCCGCGCTGCTTCCGCTGGCGTCGTTCGTGCTGCTGCTGTTTGTCGGCAACCGCATGGGTACGCCGGTGTTGCGGATGGGAACCGCGCTGGCCGGCTGGGTCGCGACGGTCGCGATCGGCGGCAGTTTCGTTTGCAGCCTGGTCGCGCTCTATCACTGGTACGGCGGCGGCAGTCAGCCGGCGATCAGCTGGGGTTACGGCAAGCGGGCGATCAATATCTCGACCGGTTGGCTTCCGACCGGCCCACAGGACGTCGCCGCCACGGCCGCCGTCGATCACCCCGGTTGGCTCGACGTCGGCATCTACATTGACGGCCTGACCATCTCCATGTTCCTGATGGTCACGCTCGTCGCGCTGATGGTGCACATCTTCAGCATCGGCTACATGCGCGGCGACATCCGATTCCCAAGGTTCTTTACCTATCTGTCACTGTTCTGCGCGTCGATGCTCGGATTGCTCCTCTCCAGCACGCTGCTGCAGCTGTTCATGTTCTGGGAGCTCGTCGGGCTTTGCTCGTATCTGCTGATCGGGTTCTGGTTCGAGCGCAAGTCCGCCGCACGCGCGGCACTGAAGGCGTTCGTCGTCAATCGCATTGGCGACTTCGCGTTTCTGGTCGGTTTCGGACTGCTGTTCTATTGGGTTGGCAATGCGTCGCTTCCGTACCTTTGGGCCAACTTCGGTTCCGCCGGGCAGGGGGGCGACGTCACCTTGCTCGCAGGTGGGGTCGTGCCCGCGTCGGCGATGACGGTCATCGGCGTCTGTCTGTTCTTCGGTGCCGTCGGCAAGAGCGCGCAGTTTCCGCTGCACACGTGGCTTCCCGACGCCATGGAAGGCCCGACACCGGTCAGCGCGCTGATCCACGCGGCCACCATGGTCGCCGCCGGGGTCTATCTCATGGGGCGGATGTTTCCGCTCCTGACGCCCGACGCCAGGCTGTTCATCGCGATCATTGGTTGCATCACGCTCCTGATCGGCGGGCTCGTCGCGATCGTCCAGACCGATATCAAGCGAATCCTCGCCTATTCGACCATCTCGCAACTCGGCTACATGATGCTGGCGATCGGGGTTGGGTCGTGGGTAGGCGGGTTGTTTCACCTGATCACGCACGCGTTCTTCAAGGCACTGCTGTTCCTGGGCGCCGGCAGCGTCATTCACGCCGCCCATCACGAGCAGGATATCCGGCAATATGGCGGACTCTGGCACCGTATTCCGGTGACCGCCGCGGCGTTGCTGATTGGCGTGTTCGCGATTGCCGGTGCCGGTGTGCATCTCGGCGGATTTGAGGCCGGACTGTCCGGCTACTACAGCAAGACCAACATCCTGACCGACGCCGCCGGCTTTGCGATCCTGGCCGGCGATGCCGGGCGGTCTTCGGGGTACTGGCTGCTGTTCGGAGTTCCGGCCGCGATGGCGTTTGTGACGCCGTTCTACATGACCCGCCTCTGGGTGCTCACGTTCCTTGGCAAGCCGCGGAATGAACTGCTGCACGAGAAGGCCCATGAGTCTCCGATGATGTACGTGCCGCTGCTCGGCCTGGCGGCGATGAGCTGCATTGCTGGAAGCGAGCTCGGAGTGCCGGACCTGCTTCAGAAGTCCATCGGTGAATCGTCGGCGGAAGTGAACCGCCTGACCGATCGGGTAGCGATCGCCCGCCATGCCCCGGCCGATACCCGGCCAACCGATACCCGGGCACCGAACTTCGGCGGCTGGTCCACGGCCTGGCGTCCGATGCAGGCAGTCGCATCGCCTCGGCGATCGACCGAATCGGTCGAACTCTCGACCGACATCGCGCCCTCGCCCACGACGATGTCCGTCGCCGAGTCGGCGCGCGACAGGGCCAGAGGACTCGAGAGCAGGGCGGCCGGGTGGGCCTGGGCTATCGGCATCATCGTTGCCCTGGTGCTCTACCGCCTTTGCCCGCACTGGGCATCCCGCCTCAGTCGCATTCCGCCGGTTTCATGGATTCATGCGTGGCTGAAGCACGCGATGTACTTCGACGAACTGTACGACATCCTGTTTGTCCGGCCGATACGGTTCATGGCGAGCTTTGCGGGCTGGCTCGACCGTACGCTGGTTGACGGGACCGTTAACCTGGTGGCTTCATCGACCATTCGACTGAGCCGTGTCGTCGGCTGGCATGACCGCAGGATCGTGGACGGCGCGGTTTCCGGCGTGGCGCAGGCCGCATGGGAGATTGGCGTTGCGGCCCGAATGCCGCAGACCGGGCGCATTCGCTTTTACGTCTCGGCTCTAATGCTCGTGATCGTGATTGGACTTGCGGTCACGGTTGCCGTGATGATGC
- the nuoK gene encoding NADH-quinone oxidoreductase subunit NuoK: MVIGLSHFLVLSAIVFACGLLTILLKRNAIGILMGIELVLNSANINLVALNRYWHAGPGAVAGKPLLDGQVFALFVIVIAAAEAAVALAIFLNFYNNFASVDVEKAKMLKG; encoded by the coding sequence ATGGTCATTGGCCTGTCCCATTTCCTGGTTCTCTCGGCGATCGTGTTCGCCTGCGGGTTGCTCACGATCCTTCTCAAGCGGAACGCGATCGGGATTCTCATGGGGATCGAGTTGGTGCTGAACTCGGCCAACATCAATCTGGTGGCGCTGAACCGCTACTGGCACGCCGGCCCCGGCGCGGTCGCCGGCAAGCCGTTGCTCGACGGCCAGGTATTCGCACTGTTTGTGATTGTGATCGCCGCCGCCGAAGCCGCGGTGGCATTGGCGATCTTCCTTAACTTTTACAACAACTTCGCGTCGGTCGACGTGGAGAAGGCGAAGATGCTGAAAGGCTGA
- the holA gene encoding DNA polymerase III subunit delta: MPSVGAKPVYALVGTDSFLQLLKLREILAILPPDVQRTDLDGEKADLAEVLDECRSFAMFGGGKLVVVRNADDFITRFREQLEDYCAKPSDSATLILRCESLPKNQRIYKAIAKTGQVEECTPPGERMLGKWITDHARAGHRVQIAPQAAEQLAQLIGADLGKLDTEIAKLALLADGKTIQPQHVAEIVTFQREQKMWDMTNALAAGDTTEALRRWRHLLATEPSSEFRAVTWMGMWLENVRKALALKRQGMNPFTIAQQLKIWPRENVQPFFKTAEELGEAGVARALDLLATVDRQSKSGVGEASTNVERFILELAV; encoded by the coding sequence ATGCCATCGGTTGGCGCGAAGCCCGTTTATGCCCTCGTCGGCACCGATTCGTTTCTGCAACTGCTGAAGCTGCGCGAAATCCTGGCGATCCTCCCGCCCGATGTTCAGCGGACCGACCTCGATGGCGAAAAAGCCGACCTCGCCGAAGTGCTGGACGAATGTCGCAGCTTTGCGATGTTCGGCGGCGGCAAGCTCGTTGTCGTCCGCAATGCCGACGACTTCATCACCCGGTTTCGCGAGCAGCTCGAAGACTACTGTGCCAAGCCGTCCGACAGCGCCACGCTGATCCTTCGCTGCGAATCGCTCCCTAAGAACCAGCGCATCTACAAAGCGATTGCCAAGACCGGGCAGGTGGAAGAATGCACGCCACCCGGCGAGCGGATGCTGGGCAAATGGATCACCGACCACGCCAGGGCCGGGCATCGGGTCCAGATCGCCCCGCAGGCGGCCGAGCAATTGGCGCAGCTTATCGGTGCGGACCTGGGAAAGCTCGATACCGAGATCGCCAAGCTCGCACTGCTGGCCGACGGCAAGACGATTCAGCCGCAACACGTTGCCGAGATTGTCACGTTCCAGCGCGAGCAGAAGATGTGGGACATGACCAACGCCCTGGCGGCGGGCGACACCACCGAGGCGCTCCGCCGCTGGCGGCACCTGCTGGCGACCGAGCCGTCGAGTGAGTTTCGCGCCGTCACCTGGATGGGCATGTGGCTGGAAAACGTCCGCAAGGCTCTGGCGCTTAAGCGGCAGGGGATGAATCCGTTTACGATCGCGCAGCAACTCAAGATCTGGCCGCGGGAGAACGTCCAGCCGTTCTTCAAAACCGCCGAGGAACTTGGCGAAGCCGGTGTCGCCCGGGCGCTGGACCTGCTGGCAACCGTCGACCGCCAGAGCAAAAGCGGCGTCGGCGAGGCTTCGACGAACGTCGAACGGTTTATCCTGGAGCTGGCGGTGTGA